A stretch of DNA from Nocardioides sp. Arc9.136:
AGGGCCGACTTGGAGGCGACGTACGCCGAGAAGCGCGGCGGGTTCGTCTGCACCCCGATCGAGCTGACGTTGACGACGTGGCCGTCCTGCTGCTGCCGCATCGCCGGGAGCAGCCCGGTCACCAGGCGGATCGCGCCGAAGTAGTTGAGCTGCATCGTGCGCTCGAAGTCGTGGAACCGGTCCTCGGACAGCCTCAGCGAGCGTCGGATCGAGCGGCCGGCGTTGTTGACGACGACGTCGACCGACGGCAGGTCGCTCAGCAGGGCCGCGCAGAGGTCGTCGATCGCGTCGAGGTCGGAGAGGTCGCAGGGGTGCACGTGGGCGGTGCCCCCGCGCAGCTCGATGACCGACCTCAGGTCCTCCAGCTTGTCCTTGCCACGTGCGACCAGGACGGGGACGCCGCCGGCCTGGGCCACCTTGAGCGCGGTCACCTGGCCGATCCCGGACGAGGCGCCGGTGATCACGACGTGCTTGCCCCGCAGCGCGTCCCGGATGCGCGGGTCGCGCGCCGTGGAGGTGTCCAGGTGGTCCTCCCAGTAGGTCCACAGGGTGCGGGCGTACCCCTCGAGGTCGGGCACGCTGATCCCCGAGCCCGCGAGCGCTCGCTCGGTGCGCCGGGAGTCGAGGACGGCCGTGAACGAGGTGTGGGCGAGCACCTCGGCCGGGATGCCCACCCGGCTGGTCACCGGGTCCAGGAGCCGCTGCACGGCGGGGTTGCCCACGACGCCGGAGAGCAGCGCGGCCGGTCGCAGCACGCGCGGGAGCAGCCCGGGTCCGTCGACCGAGGTCACGAAGCGGGGAGCCCCCGCGGCGGCGCAGAAGGCGTTGACGGCCTCGAGCACCGGTCGCGGCTCGGGGTCGACCAGGTGGAAGGCCTCGCCGTCGTGCCCGGGCAGGTGGGCGAGGTGGTCCAGCGCGGAGGCCACGTAGTCGACCGGCACCACGTTGGTCGCGCCGAGGTCGAGGCCGACCATCGGCAGCCAGGCGGGCAGCGTGTCGCGCAGGGTCTTGAGGAGCGGGAAGAAGTAGTAGGGCCCGTCGACCTTGTCCATCTCGCCGGTCGCGGAGTCCCCGACGACGATCGCGGGCCGGTAGACCCGCCAGGGGACCGCCGCCTCGGCCCGGACGATCCGCTCGGCCTCGTGCTTGGTGCGGTGGTACGCCGAGGGCAGCCGCTGGCCCTCGTCGAACATCGTCTCGTCGAAGCGGCCCACGAAGTCGCCGGCCACCGCCACCGAGCTGACGTGGTGCAGGCGGCCCGCGCCGAGCGCCTCGGCGAGCTCGAGGGCGTGCCGGGTGCCCTCGACGTTCATCGCCTCGTTGGCGGCGTCGTCGGCGGTCATGTCGTAGACCGCGGCGAGGTGGAAGAAGTGCTCGACGCTCCCGGCGTGCT
This window harbors:
- a CDS encoding SDR family oxidoreductase, whose translation is MSYFVTGATGFIGRRLVQELLDHREGDVHVLCRAASLPRLEALRQRWRSDRVVPVVGDLTEPRLGVDPTWVSEHAGSVEHFFHLAAVYDMTADDAANEAMNVEGTRHALELAEALGAGRLHHVSSVAVAGDFVGRFDETMFDEGQRLPSAYHRTKHEAERIVRAEAAVPWRVYRPAIVVGDSATGEMDKVDGPYYFFPLLKTLRDTLPAWLPMVGLDLGATNVVPVDYVASALDHLAHLPGHDGEAFHLVDPEPRPVLEAVNAFCAAAGAPRFVTSVDGPGLLPRVLRPAALLSGVVGNPAVQRLLDPVTSRVGIPAEVLAHTSFTAVLDSRRTERALAGSGISVPDLEGYARTLWTYWEDHLDTSTARDPRIRDALRGKHVVITGASSGIGQVTALKVAQAGGVPVLVARGKDKLEDLRSVIELRGGTAHVHPCDLSDLDAIDDLCAALLSDLPSVDVVVNNAGRSIRRSLRLSEDRFHDFERTMQLNYFGAIRLVTGLLPAMRQQQDGHVVNVSSIGVQTNPPRFSAYVASKSALDSWSDVVASELVGDGITFTTIHMPLVRTPMIAPTRLYDRFPAISPAQAADLVLEAIVERPHRIGTLLGTAGAIAHTVAPRTTFRVLNLAYQVFPDSTAAAAGTGGDGCAATRGSEQMVLARVLKGVHW